The region CGGCGCAAGGTCGCCGCCAAGGAGTGGATCGCGCTGGCGGTCAGCTATGCCGGCGTGGTCCTGGTGATGGTCGAGAACCTGCGCGTGCAGGGCGAGCACGTGCTGTTCGGCAGCGCGCTCGTGCTGGGGGCGGCGGTCAGCTATGCCTTGTACCTCGCCATGTCGGGCGAGCTGGTCAAGCGCATGGGCTCGCTGCAACTGGTCGCCTACGCGATGGTGGTGTCGACCGCGGCGACCCTGATCCATTACCTGATTGCACGCGACCCGGGCGGCCTGCTCGGCCTGCCGTGGCAGGTCTACGGCCTGGCGACGGCGAACGCAGTGTTCTGCACCTTCCTGCCGGTGACCTTCACCATGGCCGCGGTGGCCCGGCTCGGCGCCGGCACCGCCGCGCAGTTCTCGGTGATCGGGCCGGTGTCGCTGGTGTTCCTCGGCGCCTGGGTGCTCGGTGAGACGATTACCGCGATCCAGCTGGTCGGCACCGCGGTGGTGCTGGGCGGGGTGGTGCTGCTGTCGCGGCCGGGCGCGAACTCGGTGCCGGTGGCGCCGCCGGACAACAAATGAGCCGCGCGGCTGCGCGGGCTTTCATGCTCCGTCGATAAGAAACAGGGTCGATAAGAAACAGGCGCCTTGCGGCGCCTGTTTCGTTACGGCTCGGGCATCGCTCAGTGGGTGGCCAATATCGGCTGGAACTGGGCCTGCTGGAACACGCCGCCGGACAAACAGGCATTGCTCTGCAAGGTCGCCAGATCGGCCTGGCGGCGGACCAGGTCGCCGTAGTTGCGGACGGTCGAGCCGACCACCGGGTCGGCCATGTTGAAGGTGGTCGGGCTGGCCAGGGTGCCGTTGCCGATCAGGAACCGCGACAGCGTCGCCTGTGCGCCGGACGAGCGCGGGCCCACGTGCAGGAAGCTGGTGGTCAGGGTTTCGCGGCCGTGGCAGGCATCGCAGGTGTTGAGCGAGAGCTTGTTGCGGGCGTTGTTGTTGACGATGCCGGGATGGGTCCAGGCGACCTGCGGGCTCGGGTTGCGCACCGAACCGGTCAGGAACGGCGTGCCCAGGTAGCTCAGCGGCACCGAGTGCTGTTCGACCAGCACTTGCGCCTGGTTGGCGTTGACGTAGCTGGCGAGCAGGGTGCCGGCGTTGTTGAAGACGTGGTTCGGGGTCTGCTTGGCGGGCACGATGCCGAGCTGAGCGGTGGCGCGCACGATGTTGAACTCGCGCAGTTCCCAGGGGCTCTGCAGGAACTCGTTGGTGCGGATCTGGTTGATCGCGCTGCCGTTGGGCTTGCGCGGCGCGGCGTTGGCGCCGGTGAACTGGTCGGTGATCGCCTGCAGCGACGAGTTGTACAGCGACGAGCCCAGGCTCATGGAGCCCAACGCGCCCCACTGCTGGGCGAAGCTGCGCACCGCCGGGCAGCCGTTGATCGGCACGCCGTATTCGAGGATCACGGTGAAGCGGTGCACGGTGCAGCTGCCGGTGGTGTTGCGGCGGATCACCCCGAACACGAAGCGTCCCTCGCCGGCGTTGCCGCCGCCGTAGCCGGCCTTGCCGCGCAGGTCGACGCGGTTGACGATCGCCAGCAGGCGCATCGGCGAACGGGCCAGGTCGAGCTTGCCGTTGCTCAGGCGCGGCCAGCTGGCGAGCACCTGCGAATTGACCGAGGTACGCGCCGGCACCACGAAGCTGTTGACCGTGGTCGAGGTGTTCCAGGTGCGGATCCAGTTCTCGACGAAGTCGGACGGGTCCACGCCGGTCAGCGGTTGGTTGGCCATGTTGGTCATGAGCCGGTTGAAGGTCCAGGCGCCGTTCGGGTTGCCGGCGTTGGTGCAGGCGTCGAAGGTGCGGGTCGGGTCTTCGACCACGGCCGGGTGGGTGACCAGCAGCGAGCGCTCGGGGCGCACGATCAGCGGCGGGCCGAGCAGCACGCCGCCGGGAATGCGGATGCGCGCGCGCGCGGCGACCTGCTCGCGCAACTTGTCCGGCGCCAGGAAGGCGATCGGGCTGTCGCCGAGATGCTCGCGGCCGTCGAAGCTCGGCACCGTCGCCTTCTCTTCGGTGGCCAGCGCCTGGCGCAGTTCCTGTTCCTTGATCAAGCCGTCGAAGTCGAACGGGATCATGGCCCGGTACAGCTGCGGGTTTTGCGCGTCGCGCTGCAGCGTGACTGGCTTGTCGCCGACGTTGAACGGAATCTCGGCCGGCAGGTCCTGGCCTTTGACGTAGGTGAATTCCAGCAAGGCGTTGCCGTCGGGGTGGTCGTCGACCGGGGTGATGAAGCTGTCTTCGAGCACCGGCGGGGTCTGTTCGAACCCCGGCTCCTCGGCCGCTGCGACCCGGCCGACCGCGCTGTCGGCGGGCGCGGGATACGACAGATAAGCGGCGGACGCGCACAGCATCGCGCCGAAGCCGAACGAAATCGAACGCAGTCGTGTCATGGCTAGTCTCCCCCAGAGAGAACTTGGCTGGTGGCGCATCGGCCGGTCCTGGCACGCGCCCGTCACGGCACGCTAGAGGGCGCGCCGCCGCGCCGCCACGACCGACCCGGGATCAAATCGGGTCGATATCTCATGCGGCTTCGCGATTGGCCGCATGCTTGCGACGGCGGTCGCAGATCGGCGCGGCGAGCGAGCGTACCCAAGGGGTAGGAGCGGCGTATGCCGCGATCGCGAACCCGCATCAGCGTCGTAGAACGGATGTCGCGGTCGCGGCTCGTGCCGCTCCTACCCTGAGAGCGCAGCGCGCGGGACAATCCCCCGCCGCGCTACTGCCGCACTACTTATTATCGGGATGGGGATGCAACGGGTTCTGATCGCGATCGCCCTGGCCGCCGCAGGCGTGTTCGCCTATCTGCAGTGGTTCGCCGAACCGGCCGCGCCGGACTACAGCATCGCGACGATCGAACAGCGGCCGATTCCCAAGGCCGAGTTCTTCGCCCTGTGGCGCGAGACCGCCTTGAGCTTCTGTCCGCAGGCGCAGAAGACGTTCGGCCTGAGCCCGGCCGCCTGCGAGGACTACGTGCGCGACAAGCACGCGCGCTGCGTCGCCGAAACCGGCGCGCGCGCACCGGCGCTGCTGTCGGGCAAGGCCGAATCGCGCCGCTACGCGCGGCCGTATCTGGACTGCGTCTTGCCCGGCTATTTCTGCAAGGGCGTGGAAGTGCGCGACTTCCTCGAGGCCGCGCGGCACTGCCGGGGCTGAGCCGCCCTCAGCGCGGGCTCCATTGCCCCGGCATCAGCCCGTCGAGCCGATACGGCCCGATCGCCACGCGCACCAGGCGCAGGGTCGGCAACCCGACCGCGGCGGTCATGCGCCGCACCTGACGGTTGCGTCCTTCGTGGATGGTGATCGCCAGCCAGGCATCGGGCACGGTCTTGCGGAAACGCACCGGCGGGTCGCGCGGCCACAGCGCCGGCGCGTCGAGGCGTTCGACCTGTGCCGGCAGGGTGCGGCCGTCGTTGAGTTCGACGCCGTCGCGCAAGGCGCGCAAGGCCTCGTCCTGCGGATCGCCCTCGACCTGCACCCAATAGGTCTTGGGCTGTTTGTGGCGCGGGTCGGTGAGGCGATGGGCCAGGCCGCCGTCGTCGGTCAGCAGCAACAGGCCTTCGCTGTCGTGGTCCAGGCGACCGGCCGCGTACACGTCCGGCGGCAGGCCGAAGCCGGCCAGGGTCGGCCGCGGCGGCAGGCTGCGGTCGGTGAACTGACACAGCACGCCATAGGGTTTGTTGAAGGCGATCAGCACGCGGGCGGGGCCGGACAGAACGCGAGGCGGCGCGGGCCGCCTCGCGAGGTAGCGCTCAGGGTCCGTGGACTCAGCGCGGCTTGCGGAAGCGCAGGGTCATGCGGTCGCTTTCGCCGATCGCCTTGTACTTGGCCGCGTCGGCGGCGGCGTGATCGTTCGAGGGCGGCAGGGTCCACACGCCGTTCGGGTAGTCCTTGGTGTCGCGCGGGTTGGCGTTGACCTCGCTCTTGGCCTCGAGCTTGAAGCCGGCCGCTTCGGCCATCGCGATCACCTGCGCCTGACCGACGTAACCGCTCTTGTCGTTGGCCGGCACGTCGGTCTTGGCGCGATGCTCGACCACGCCGAGGGTGCCGCCCGGCTTGAGCACGTCGAAGAAGCCCTTGAACATGCCCTCGGCCTGGTCGGCCGAACGCCAGTTGTGGACGTTGCGGAAGGTCAGCACGACATCGGCCGAGGCGGCCGGGCCGAACGCCGGCTTGTAGCTGTCGTAGGCGGCGAGCACGGCCTTGTCGAACTGCGCCGGCGCGCCGGCGAACTTGGTCTCGAGGTTGGTCTTGGACTTGGCGTAGTACTTGCGTGCGCCGTCCTCGGACTGCGTGTCGGGGTCGACCACGGCGGCGACGTAGCGGCCACGCTCGGACAGATACGGCGCGAGGATTTCCGCGTACCAGCCGCCGCCCGGGGTGATCTCGATGACGGTCTGGTCCGGACGCACACCGAAGAACTGCAGCGTTTCCAGCGGATGACGGTAGACGTCGCGGGCGACGTTCTTGGGGTCGCGCCAGCTGCCGGCGATGACCTTCTTGAGTGCGGCGTTGGCGGCCGGTTCGGCGCTCTTGGCTGCGCTGTCGGCGGCCTTGGCCTTGGCGGCCGGCTTCTGCGCGTGCGCGACCACGGCCAGGCCGGGCAGCAGCGCGGCGAGCAACAGCAATCGGGCAGTACGGTTACGTTCCATGCAACGGACTCCGGTGGCATCGGACAGGGGGCGTCAGCCTACCGCAAGCGACCTGCGCAGGGGATGTGCTCAACGGCGCTTGCGGACGGCCTTGGCACTGTCGCCGGCCGGGCCGCTCGCGGGGCTGGCGGCGGGGCCGTTGGCGGTTTTGGCGGTGCGTCCGTGGCGGGCGATGTGATCGGCTTCCATCTCGGCGACATAGGCCGTCGCCTGCTCGTGCAACCAAGTGCGGAACGAGCCGAGCCCGGCGTGATCGATCGAGCGCTGCGGGTACACCAGGTAATGGCCCCAATCGATCTGCAACCGGCATTGGCTCAACGGTACCAACTGGCCGTTCTGGATCAGCAGGCGGGTGCGCGCCATGCGGCCCAGGGCGACGCCGAGGCCTTCGACCGCGGCGCGGTGCATGGTTTCGGAATCGTCGAAATGGGCGACATAGCGGTTCGGCATCTTGCCGCCGTAACGCTCGAACCAGTCCTTCCAGTACGGCGACAGGTCGCCGAGCAAGGGCCAGCGATGCAGGTCTTCCTGTGCCGGCAACTCGCCGCCCATGCGCTCGATCAGGGCCGGGCTGGCGACCGGGATCAGGGTCTCGTTGAACAGATGCTCGGTGACCAGCCCCGGCCAGCGCCCGTAGCCGCCGCGCATGGCCGCGTCGATACCCGGTTCGCGATCGAAATCGACCACCGCCGCTGACGAGAACAGATTGAGTTCGAGCTGCGGGCAGCGGGCGACGAAGCTGCCGAGCCGCGGCACCAGCCAGGCCGAGGCCATCGAGGCCATCAGGCTCAGGGTCAGGACCTCGTCGCGGCGCGGGCTGTAAGGGCGCAGGGCATGGTCGAGCGCATCCAGATGCGGCGCGACCACCGACAACAACCGCTCGCCGTCGGCGGTCAGCCGCACCCCGCGCGGCCCGCGTTCGAACAAGCGCCGGCCGAGGCGCTCCTCCAGGGTGCGGATCTGATGGCTGAGGGCGCTGACCGTCAGGTTCATCGAATCGGCGGCGCGGGTCAGGTTGCCCGTGCGCGCGGCGGTCGCGAAGCCCAGCAGCGCATGCAGCGGCGGTCGATTCATCTTGAATCCCTTTCAAGTCTGGCTTGCAAACGGCGCGCTTTTTTGCCGTATCCGGCGAGCGTACCTTGCGAATCACTCAATAAGCCAGTCCATACCGGGCCGGCGCCGCAGGGAGACGAGCCATGAATATCTACAAGAACCTGATGTTCCTGCACGGCCATTTCGTCGATCCGCGCGATGCCGACGACGACCTCGTCGAGACCGCCGCTGCCGCCGTGGTCGAGCGCAGCCAGCAGGTCGTCGCCAAGCGCTCGGCGACCGCCCCCGCCAAGGGCTGGCGCGCCTGGTTCGCCCGCACCCCCGAGCGCCTGACCCGCCAGGACGCCTGCGGCGATGCGCATGGTTGTGCGTGAGGTCGACAGGCGAACTCCCCACGCTGCTCTCGCCTGGCCCCCTTTGCAACGGGGGCCCGCGCCCTACACGAGCACGAAGTCCGAAACAGGTTTCGGCGCGGGGGATTTGTTTCTCGGCGCGATGGGTTGAGAAGCACGGCAAAAGCAAATCCCCCAGCCCTCTTTTCCAAAGGGGGGAACTTCCAGCTACGGCAAGCGCCGCTGCTGCGGGTACGGCGCCACGTCGTTGTGACGCCCGCTGATCAGACCGTCCTGCACCTGCTGCCACCACTCGACCCGGAAGATGTCGGCATGCGCGTGCATCAACGCGCCGAGCAGCGCCGGCGACAGGCCGAGGAACTGCGGGAACTGGGCCGGGAACACATCGTTGCCGGCGGCATAGAACCACGCGCCTGACTCCATCTCTTCTTCGTGGTTGCGCGGTTCCGGCACGCTGCGGAAGCGGCAGTCGGTGACCAGGCACAACTCGTCGTAGTCGTAGAACACGGCGCGGCCATGCCGCGACACGCCGAAGTTCTTCAGCAGCAGGTCGCCCGGGAAGATGTTGCTCAAGGCCAGGTCGCGGATCGCCTGGCCGTAGTCGATCACTGCCGCGCGCGCCGCCTCGGCGGTCTGCTCGCGCACATACAGGTTGAGCGGGCGCAGGCGGCGCTCGACGTAACACAGGTGCAGCACCAGGTCGTCGCCGTCCGGGCTGATGCTGCTGGCGCAGGTGCTCAATAACTCGTCGAGCAGGTCCGGGGCGAAGCGCGCGCGCGGGAAACGCAGGAACCGGAACGGCTGCGCATCGACCAGGCGGCCGACGCGGTCGTGGCGGAACACCAGCGAGTACTTGGCCTCGACTTCCTCGCGCGCCACCTCCTTCGGGTAGGCGAAGCGGTCGCGGATGATCTTGAACACCAGCGGATAGCTGGGCAGGGTGAACACCGCCATGACCATGCCGCGTTCGCCCTCGGCGCGGATCAGGCGTTCGCCGGGCTGCGCCGCGAACTGGCGGAAGAAGGTGCGGTAGCGCTCGGTCTTGCCCTGCTTGGCGCGGCCGAGCACGGTGTACAGCTCGTCGATCGGCTTGCCCGGCAGCAAGGTGCGCAGGAACACCACCGCATCGCCGACCGTGCCGAGGTCGGCATGGAAATAGCTGCGCGAGTAGCTGAACAACTGCACGACTTCGCTGCGCAAGGTCAGCACCGCGTCGACCTTGAGCGCGCCGCCTTCGTTGACCAGCACGATCACGCACGGCGAGAACGAGCGCTCGCCGAACACGCGCCCGACCAGATAGGCGCGGCGCTCGCGATAGAACACCGTGTCGAGCAGCTCGACCGCGCGTACCGGATGCGGGCCCCAATGCTGCAAATCCTCCTGCAGCCGCACCGCGATGCCGGCGGCGCAGCGCGTGCGGTGCGCGTAGGGCACCGCGAACGGGTAGTCGCCCAGCACCCGCATGAAGGTTTCGACCAGGCGATCCTCCGACACCGCATAGCTGTGGCGCGCGACCGGATGGGTGATGGCGTCGGTCGGCTCGATGTCGAGGGCGACGAACTCCATCGCCGGGTCGACGCCGCGGGTCTTGAAGAAACGCCGGGTCAGGGTGTTGAAGAAGGTCTTATAGAGCTCGCAGTCGAGCAGCGGCGCGATCGTTTCGGCATAGGCCGCATGCACCGCCGACCACAGCGTGCGGTCGCGGGCGCGTTCGCCGAGCCGGCGTTCGAGCGAGTCGCTGGCCTCGGCGATGCACAGGTCGTAGAGCTCGATGCGTTCGATCGCGTCGTCGCGCTCGCCGTTCCAGTCGCTGCGCTCGAAGCGGCCCTTGGCGCGGCGGGTGATCGCGGCGAAGCGCGCGTGGTAGTCGGCGAAGGCATCGCGGATCTGGCCGGCGACGGCAGCGGCTTCGGCGGCGGCTTCCATGGTGATATCGGCGGCGGGCAAGGTGGCCATGCCCGCAGTGTACGGCGCAGCCGCGGCGCTTGTGGCATGCTCGCCGCCGCCGCGGCAGCGCCGCTTC is a window of Lysobacter antibioticus DNA encoding:
- a CDS encoding DMT family transporter is translated as MTAAPSAVSVAAPNHARRLGIALAASGAVLFSAKAILAKLQYRYGVDSLDVLTLRMALSLPLFVLLGIRETRRARQRQALPSRRDLGLILVLGVLGYYLSSLLDFWGLEYVPVSLERLILFLNPTIVLLIGLFAYRRKVAAKEWIALAVSYAGVVLVMVENLRVQGEHVLFGSALVLGAAVSYALYLAMSGELVKRMGSLQLVAYAMVVSTAATLIHYLIARDPGGLLGLPWQVYGLATANAVFCTFLPVTFTMAAVARLGAGTAAQFSVIGPVSLVFLGAWVLGETITAIQLVGTAVVLGGVVLLSRPGANSVPVAPPDNK
- a CDS encoding pseudouridine synthase, whose amino-acid sequence is MLIAFNKPYGVLCQFTDRSLPPRPTLAGFGLPPDVYAAGRLDHDSEGLLLLTDDGGLAHRLTDPRHKQPKTYWVQVEGDPQDEALRALRDGVELNDGRTLPAQVERLDAPALWPRDPPVRFRKTVPDAWLAITIHEGRNRQVRRMTAAVGLPTLRLVRVAIGPYRLDGLMPGQWSPR
- a CDS encoding class I SAM-dependent methyltransferase, whose product is MERNRTARLLLLAALLPGLAVVAHAQKPAAKAKAADSAAKSAEPAANAALKKVIAGSWRDPKNVARDVYRHPLETLQFFGVRPDQTVIEITPGGGWYAEILAPYLSERGRYVAAVVDPDTQSEDGARKYYAKSKTNLETKFAGAPAQFDKAVLAAYDSYKPAFGPAASADVVLTFRNVHNWRSADQAEGMFKGFFDVLKPGGTLGVVEHRAKTDVPANDKSGYVGQAQVIAMAEAAGFKLEAKSEVNANPRDTKDYPNGVWTLPPSNDHAAADAAKYKAIGESDRMTLRFRKPR
- a CDS encoding LysR substrate-binding domain-containing protein, which codes for MNRPPLHALLGFATAARTGNLTRAADSMNLTVSALSHQIRTLEERLGRRLFERGPRGVRLTADGERLLSVVAPHLDALDHALRPYSPRRDEVLTLSLMASMASAWLVPRLGSFVARCPQLELNLFSSAAVVDFDREPGIDAAMRGGYGRWPGLVTEHLFNETLIPVASPALIERMGGELPAQEDLHRWPLLGDLSPYWKDWFERYGGKMPNRYVAHFDDSETMHRAAVEGLGVALGRMARTRLLIQNGQLVPLSQCRLQIDWGHYLVYPQRSIDHAGLGSFRTWLHEQATAYVAEMEADHIARHGRTAKTANGPAASPASGPAGDSAKAVRKRR
- the aceK gene encoding bifunctional isocitrate dehydrogenase kinase/phosphatase, translating into MATLPAADITMEAAAEAAAVAGQIRDAFADYHARFAAITRRAKGRFERSDWNGERDDAIERIELYDLCIAEASDSLERRLGERARDRTLWSAVHAAYAETIAPLLDCELYKTFFNTLTRRFFKTRGVDPAMEFVALDIEPTDAITHPVARHSYAVSEDRLVETFMRVLGDYPFAVPYAHRTRCAAGIAVRLQEDLQHWGPHPVRAVELLDTVFYRERRAYLVGRVFGERSFSPCVIVLVNEGGALKVDAVLTLRSEVVQLFSYSRSYFHADLGTVGDAVVFLRTLLPGKPIDELYTVLGRAKQGKTERYRTFFRQFAAQPGERLIRAEGERGMVMAVFTLPSYPLVFKIIRDRFAYPKEVAREEVEAKYSLVFRHDRVGRLVDAQPFRFLRFPRARFAPDLLDELLSTCASSISPDGDDLVLHLCYVERRLRPLNLYVREQTAEAARAAVIDYGQAIRDLALSNIFPGDLLLKNFGVSRHGRAVFYDYDELCLVTDCRFRSVPEPRNHEEEMESGAWFYAAGNDVFPAQFPQFLGLSPALLGALMHAHADIFRVEWWQQVQDGLISGRHNDVAPYPQQRRLP